In Phaseolus vulgaris cultivar G19833 chromosome 7, P. vulgaris v2.0, whole genome shotgun sequence, the genomic stretch TCCCTTAAGTTTAATGTCATCTATTAAGAATAATTAGGGACTTTCCTACTCGcatttcaactaaaataaaataggaaataaattaatttattttttaaaattgtaatgattgattaaattagtccttaaaattaataaataataaaatatatgtaacGCAAACACTTATACGAATACACGGACACATAAATACGTATAATATAACTTTTAGAATATAAGACACGGGAAcaccaaaatatatatatatatatatatatatatattaattatgaattataaattgataatatttatttacataattatatttcagtttttttagtagaaagatgtttgttgtgttatgactggttcaaaaagtttgtttctcatttttataatcataataaaatttatatttatataataagtttaattttttagaaaattaatgtatttttttaaaaaaattgtgttaaaatcatgataaaattatcaaaaattcaaataaatattttgaattaaacactTTCCACTTACAAATGTCTGTTTGTTTGAAATCTTAGGAATGTCTTACTGTAACGCATGTTTGTGTGAACCGTTTTCAAGACTCaaagaatataataaattttaaaattacatattaacatttagttaagtttttgtaattgtaatagaaaatcttataaatataGTTGTATAATGATctttaaaattgtaaattattAATCCATTTAATCTTTCAATAAACTGTTTGCTTCctgaattaaaacaaaataagtataATGTTTACCCAACTTTAAGATTGGCAAGGCTTAAGTGGATGTTTGGGTTTGGTTTGTCTGAAGTTGGTTTTGacgaattttaattttaatatatctaatgtaatcttttttttaaaatcaagttGTGGTCGGGTGATCCCAatctagttttattttaatattttattaaaaatataagtttttaaactactttatattattaataataataattgtataacatcgtattttatttatagtattttaaaatgtctgtttataaaatatagcttaatttaaattttacatttcttttattctttagtTTAAGAATACATAATGggaaaattaatatattctgTTACAAAGTCATGTTGACCCAACTTCTGTTTTGCATATTATGAGTTTTGATTAGGCCGAATTAAGAATTAAATTAGATAGTTCCATAGAATTTTGAATCGAATTAGAAGAATGACAACTCCACCATTAACTCCTAGGTGTATTAAAATGGTAAAGTTTTATTCATCATTATTAcaaaattttcttttctcttatcACATAATGTATTTTACAAATGTCATGTAAAGATAATACATTTTTACAGTCCTCACTCCAAGAAAATTTTATAGTCCATCTGTCTTTTTTATTCCTCTCTTATTTTAACCTAAACTAAGATAGCATCAATCTCCACAAGAATATATATAACCATAAAAATTGGCAATGTTCATACTTTATCCTGTAATAAAATATCTTTCTGATTAAAGATTTAAGTTTTTTCAAATTTCAGCCAATTCACTTCCCTCTTCTCTGTAATAATCTATAGTCAATGATTGGCCAATTTCTTCCGACAAATCTGCATCCCCTGAAGCAATAGCTGGCAATAATTGTGCAAAATTCAATTTTCAAATTACAAATCTGACTGTAACACCAATTCCCTCCCAAATCAAAAAGCTCTAAACAACAAAACGAAAACTCAATCTCTTCAACGAATGTGACATTGACTCGTTGAGTATCAACTACTGAAAGTTGAAAATTCAATTCCCTCCCAAACCAAAAATCTCAGAGAAACATGAAGAAACTTAATTGCTTCAAATATCTGACATAGAGCATTAACCAAATGCTGAAAGGGGAAAATTGAATTTCCACCTAAAACCAAAATCACCAAGCAACAAGAAGAATCTCTATCTATTCAATGAATATCTGACAATGAGCAAAACCAGCTGAAAGTTATAAACAAAACACACCAGAAACCCAGTTCCCAGTGTCAATTCCCTGAAAGCAAAGCACAATATAAAGTGCCATTTCCACTTATTCAACTGTTCAAGAACCACTGCCCCCACATATGTCTCTTGTTCTGTAATTATCTTGCAATGTTGAACTCACTAACACGAATGAATTCTAATCACAATAATGCAAATAATTAACCAAATTGAAAGAATTCTCTTCACAGTCGAAACTTAATTACCCACCCAATTCACACCAAACCAAGTTCATTGTCTGATCTAACATTCAAATATCATGCGTGCCAGTGACAAGTGACACCAATTCATAATGTGAATCTGCTTAACTTCATGGTCCTTCATTCATAGCTTCAAAATTGAACACAAGAACAAGCCTTGACGAACCAACCTATTCATAACATACATAATACTACAGAAGAAAATTTCGCATCTTCAAAACTGAAACTATAAATTTcgaaagagaaaaacacaattctACCCATCCCAAAAAGAGTATAGACAATACACCATAAAAGAAACAATATTTTGATTCAACAGATTCAAACTCAAGCACCAGAAGGAGCACCTCCCAACAACGCCTTCTTCAATTCCTCActcgcttcaacctccgtcgaTTTCCCCGAAAAACTGCCATAATCCGATGTTGCTTTCTTGTCATTCTTTTTAGGGGTTTTCCACTTACTAAACTCCGAACCTCCGCCTCGGACACCAACAATTTCCCGCCGGAGATCCTCCACGGCGTTCCTCAGCAACCCGTTCTCCGCCTGGAGGACCTCCATCTGCCGTTTCACCGCGAAGCACGCCTCCGCCACGTCAGCGCTCGCAGGAGCCCCAGTCGTGGCCTTCGCCCTCCCCTTCTTCTCGCCGCACTCCATCATGTGCTCCACGCCGATCTTGTCCATCACGAGAAACGGAATCCGCTGGAACGCGCTGTCGCCCTTGAACTCCGCCGGAACCCTAACCCCCCAGCGGAACTTCACGGCGGCGCGACCCCGCACGGGGAGCGTCGTCCGGGCGGACACCTCCACACCGGAGAACATCCCCGCGACGGCGCCAGCGGCGCGGGAATTCGTGTCCAGCATAGGAATCTTGGCGCCAGCGAACGACGGCGTTTCGACTTGAACGGTCTCGTCGACGACGACGTCGTTCTGCGCGTCAGAAAAAGCTTTTCCATCGAAGATAGAGGTCTGCGTCTTCTTGAAAGTGAAGTCGCCAAAGCGGGGTTTGAAATGGAGCATGAAGAGCGGGGAACCGGTTCGGCCGGGAAGGTTGAACTCGCAGCTCATGAGCATGGAGCTCTTGAGAGGGGAACCGAAGGGTCCGGTTCCCGTTTTCACTATGAGCGAGAAAGGGTTCTTGGAATCGTTAGGTCGATACGCCACTTTAAGCGAAGGACCTGATTCGAAGAAACTAGAAAGGTTCAGTGTGAGTTCTTTCGGTTCGCCGGCGACGATGCCGGATTGGAAGGGCATGCCCAGAACGCTTAAGGGCACCTTCGCCCTAAAGAGGGGCTTCTGCTGTTCCTCACGGAACTTTAGGGAAGCTTTCATCCTTGGTTGGAACCCTACACTTGATTTTCCGGTGGTTTAGGGTTCTTTATTCTCTTATAGACCAAATCGGTGAAGAAGATTGCAATCAAATTTTTATACTTTGCTCTGATTCTCCTTCTACACTGTTGTTTCTTATGGGATTTGTAAATTTCATTTCATAGGTTGCACGGAGACTGTCCGTAGTGGATAATTAGCCATTTGGATTTATAttatcaatttttatatatctgtttattttttatttattgaattattATTTGATAGAATAGAATAACAAAATATGTTATTACAGGGAATAATTACACGGGAGAATAATTTAACTTCTTTCACTATTGCCACATTCTTTACTACATTTTTGTTTtagatttaatatatattatagtttcttaaattatatatattaacaaagtgttttaatattttgttttatatattattgttaatataattgtgaaaaataattagaaatatctAAATtacatatgatttttttttaaattattcctTTATCATATTTTGTTAATTTAGATAAAGGTAGACTTATAGCACCCACCTAAACTTCTAAACTAGTTTTACGCAAACATCATCTTCTTGAAGGGGTCACCTTGGTCTTCAAAAGTCTTATTCTTGTAAggatccatattttttttattgttttgaagGAGAAATTGCATTTTGACAAAATATAAGAAAAGTTAACCTAGGGAAAAAAATGGATTGAGGTTTTATAGTCTT encodes the following:
- the LOC137830631 gene encoding uncharacterized protein, which gives rise to MKASLKFREEQQKPLFRAKVPLSVLGMPFQSGIVAGEPKELTLNLSSFFESGPSLKVAYRPNDSKNPFSLIVKTGTGPFGSPLKSSMLMSCEFNLPGRTGSPLFMLHFKPRFGDFTFKKTQTSIFDGKAFSDAQNDVVVDETVQVETPSFAGAKIPMLDTNSRAAGAVAGMFSGVEVSARTTLPVRGRAAVKFRWGVRVPAEFKGDSAFQRIPFLVMDKIGVEHMMECGEKKGRAKATTGAPASADVAEACFAVKRQMEVLQAENGLLRNAVEDLRREIVGVRGGGSEFSKWKTPKKNDKKATSDYGSFSGKSTEVEASEELKKALLGGAPSGA